One genomic segment of Vespa crabro chromosome 3, iyVesCrab1.2, whole genome shotgun sequence includes these proteins:
- the LOC124423017 gene encoding uncharacterized protein LOC124423017 isoform X3, whose translation MSKEYGGHYSIQLTNYGYCTNNTHNILNILQYIFWNLISDNSYKNMLATIYLKDEQNDFKVTYDLHYPPRKRLLLLKNEQNKTKFIDFSYCRKYLSIKPSYNLTASDVEKFKVTVLEEITSLCRENANVKVTYRTDRRMLHNNHVPLDDEYKTCQILSTAVTDIVRQSLDNEFKEKCFALLKTENPGQLRDSLMTQLLPLIHGNYIFSIKQEE comes from the exons ATGTCGAAGGAATATGGCGGACACTATTCGATCCAATTGACGAATTATGGATATTGCACAAACAATACTcacaatattttaaatattttacaatacatATTTTGGAATTTGATTTCGgataattcttataaaaacATGCTCGCAACGATATATCTGAAAGATGAGCAGAATGATTTTAAAGTAACATACGATTTACATTACCCACCGAGAAAGCGTTTGTTGCTTTTAAAAAATGAgcagaacaaaacaaaatttattgatttttcttattgtagaaaatatttatcgattaaaccGTCG TATAATCTGACTGCAAGCGACGTTGAGAAATTCAAGGTTACCGTATTGGAAGAAATCACTTCTCTATGTAGAGAAAATGCCAATGTTAAGGTAACATACCGTACCGACAGAAGAATGCTACACAATAATCACGTTCCTCTCGATGATGAATATAAGACATGCCAAATATTGAGCACCGCAGTGACGGATATAGTGCGGCAAAGTTTAGACAACGAGTTCAAAGAAAAGTGCTTCGCTTTGTTAAAAACAGAAAATCCTGGACAGCTGAGAGATTCGCTCATGACCCAATTGTTACCGTTGATTCACGgaaattatatcttttccataaa aCAAGAAGAATAG
- the LOC124423017 gene encoding uncharacterized protein LOC124423017 isoform X1, with amino-acid sequence MEVSTLDVNLMRNIVKRALFCFLDLWKSQYSTSKKSKYIHIDVKMSKEYGGHYSIQLTNYGYCTNNTHNILNILQYIFWNLISDNSYKNMLATIYLKDEQNDFKVTYDLHYPPRKRLLLLKNEQNKTKFIDFSYCRKYLSIKPSYNLTASDVEKFKVTVLEEITSLCRENANVKVTYRTDRRMLHNNHVPLDDEYKTCQILSTAVTDIVRQSLDNEFKEKCFALLKTENPGQLRDSLMTQLLPLIHGNYIFSIKQEE; translated from the exons ATGGAGGTATCGACGTTAGATGTTAATTTAATGAGGAATATAGTCAAAAgg GCGTTGTTTTGCTTTCTCGATCTATGGAAATCGCAATATTCTACATCGAAAAAATCGAAGTATATTCACATAGACGTTAAAATGTCGAAGGAATATGGCGGACACTATTCGATCCAATTGACGAATTATGGATATTGCACAAACAATACTcacaatattttaaatattttacaatacatATTTTGGAATTTGATTTCGgataattcttataaaaacATGCTCGCAACGATATATCTGAAAGATGAGCAGAATGATTTTAAAGTAACATACGATTTACATTACCCACCGAGAAAGCGTTTGTTGCTTTTAAAAAATGAgcagaacaaaacaaaatttattgatttttcttattgtagaaaatatttatcgattaaaccGTCG TATAATCTGACTGCAAGCGACGTTGAGAAATTCAAGGTTACCGTATTGGAAGAAATCACTTCTCTATGTAGAGAAAATGCCAATGTTAAGGTAACATACCGTACCGACAGAAGAATGCTACACAATAATCACGTTCCTCTCGATGATGAATATAAGACATGCCAAATATTGAGCACCGCAGTGACGGATATAGTGCGGCAAAGTTTAGACAACGAGTTCAAAGAAAAGTGCTTCGCTTTGTTAAAAACAGAAAATCCTGGACAGCTGAGAGATTCGCTCATGACCCAATTGTTACCGTTGATTCACGgaaattatatcttttccataaa aCAAGAAGAATAG
- the LOC124423017 gene encoding uncharacterized protein LOC124423017 isoform X2, with amino-acid sequence MEALFCFLDLWKSQYSTSKKSKYIHIDVKMSKEYGGHYSIQLTNYGYCTNNTHNILNILQYIFWNLISDNSYKNMLATIYLKDEQNDFKVTYDLHYPPRKRLLLLKNEQNKTKFIDFSYCRKYLSIKPSYNLTASDVEKFKVTVLEEITSLCRENANVKVTYRTDRRMLHNNHVPLDDEYKTCQILSTAVTDIVRQSLDNEFKEKCFALLKTENPGQLRDSLMTQLLPLIHGNYIFSIKQEE; translated from the exons ATGGAG GCGTTGTTTTGCTTTCTCGATCTATGGAAATCGCAATATTCTACATCGAAAAAATCGAAGTATATTCACATAGACGTTAAAATGTCGAAGGAATATGGCGGACACTATTCGATCCAATTGACGAATTATGGATATTGCACAAACAATACTcacaatattttaaatattttacaatacatATTTTGGAATTTGATTTCGgataattcttataaaaacATGCTCGCAACGATATATCTGAAAGATGAGCAGAATGATTTTAAAGTAACATACGATTTACATTACCCACCGAGAAAGCGTTTGTTGCTTTTAAAAAATGAgcagaacaaaacaaaatttattgatttttcttattgtagaaaatatttatcgattaaaccGTCG TATAATCTGACTGCAAGCGACGTTGAGAAATTCAAGGTTACCGTATTGGAAGAAATCACTTCTCTATGTAGAGAAAATGCCAATGTTAAGGTAACATACCGTACCGACAGAAGAATGCTACACAATAATCACGTTCCTCTCGATGATGAATATAAGACATGCCAAATATTGAGCACCGCAGTGACGGATATAGTGCGGCAAAGTTTAGACAACGAGTTCAAAGAAAAGTGCTTCGCTTTGTTAAAAACAGAAAATCCTGGACAGCTGAGAGATTCGCTCATGACCCAATTGTTACCGTTGATTCACGgaaattatatcttttccataaa aCAAGAAGAATAG